From Anaplasma ovis str. Haibei:
AGAATGTGCCGAGTTGCGCGTTATATCCAGAGAATTACCCACAATATGCGCTGTGTGCGCGTGTGCCGTCGGGTTGACAACAATTACTGGACTATCTGCACTTGAAGACAACGCGCGCGATAGATTAGACATGGCAGCTACGGAGTTGGCAAAGTGTGGTATAGAACTCAACGCGGGATGTGACTATATTGCAATTTGCGGGTGTGGCGACGAAATTGCTGCGGGTTGTGAGAATAATGACACGACGATTTCGGGCATAGCCGCCCGTATTGCCGCAGCTGTTGGCGAGCACACAGGTCATGGGCTGGTGAAATTTGTAGAGATGTTGAGCAATTTTAGGGAAGAAAACCAATCCCGTGATGCCTTTGTGTGGGATGCCAGCGACGAAAAAAGTTCTTAAAAGTTGTTGACAGGATCTGGGCTATGGTGGATACTCCTACCCGGGGTCGGGTGGCCCTGCTGTTTGATTAGTTGGAAGGGAAACTTTAGAGTAGAAATAGAGGCGGCGGTGCGCGCAGCTAAATATTTTATTTAGTGCACTTAAGCTTATTTTGTTTTTGGTTTTTGCATGAGTCCAGATCATAATTTGCTTTTGTGATTTTAATCAAACTTGAGAGTTTGATCCTGGCTCAGAACGAACGCTGGCGGCAAGCTTAACACATGCAAGTCGAACGGACCGTACGCGCAGCTTGCTGCGTGTATGGTTAGTGGCAGACGGGTGAGTAATGCATAGGAATCTGCCTAGTAGTATAGGATAGCCACTAGAAATGGTGGGTAATACTGTATAATCCCTGCGGGGGAAAGATTTATCGCTATTAGATGAGCCTATGTCAGATTAGCTAGTTGGTGGGGTAATGGCCCACCAAGGCTGTGATCTGTAGCTGGTCTGAGAGGATGATCAGCCACACTGGAACTGAGACACGGTCCAGACTCCTACGGGAGGCAGCAGTGGGGAATATTGGACAATGGGCGCAAGCCTGATCCAGCTATGCCGCGTGAGTGAGGAAGGCCTTAGGGTTGTAAAACTCTTTCAGTAGGGAAGATAATGACGGTACCTACAGAAGAAGTCCCGGCAAACTCCGTGCCAGCAGCCGCGGTAATACGGAGGGGGCAAGCGTTGTTCGGAATTATTGGGCGTAAAGGGCATGTAGGCGGTTTGGTAAGTTAAAGGTGAAATACCAGGGCTTAACCCTGGGGCTGCTTTTAATACTGCAGGACTAGAGTCCGGAAGAGGATAGCGGAATTCCTAGTGTAGAGGTGAAATTCGTAGATATTAGGAGGAACACCAGTGGCGAAGGCGGCTGTCTGGTCCGGTACTGACGCTGAGGTGCGAAAGCGTGGGGAGCAAACAGGATTAGATACCCTGGTAGTCCACGCTGTAAACGATGAGTGCTGAATGTGGGGGCTTTTGCCTCTGTGTTGTAGCTAACGCGTTAAGCACTCCGCCTGGGGACTACGGTCGCAAGACTAAAACTCAAAGGAATTGACGGGGACCCGCACAAGCGGTGGAGCATGTGGTTTAATTCGATGCAACGCGAAAAACCTTACCACTTCTTGACATGGAGGCTAGATCCTTCTTAACGGGAGGGCGCAGTTCGGCTGGGCCTCGCACAGGTGCTGCATGGCTGTCGTCAGCTCGTGTCGTGAGATGTTGGGTTAAGTCCCGCAACGAGCGTAACCCTCATCCTTAGTTACCAGCGGGTAATGCCGGGCACTTTAAGGAAACTGCCAGTGATAAACTGGAGGAAGGTGGGGATGATGTCAAGTCAGCACGGCCCTTATGGGGTGGGCTACACACGTGCTACAATGGCGACTACAATAGGTTGCAACGTCGCAAGGCTGAGCTAATCCGTAAAAGTCGTCTCAGTTCGGATTGTCCTCTGTAACTCGAGGGCATGAAGTCGGAATCGCTAGTAATCGTGGATCAGCATGCCACGGTGAATACGTTCTCGGGTCTTGTACACACTGCCCGTCACGCCATGGGAATTGGCTTAACTCGAAGCTGGTGCGCCAACCGTAAGGAGGCAGCCATTTAAGGTTGGGTCGGTGACTGGGGTGAAGTCGTAACAAGGTAGCTGTAGGTGAACCTGCGGCTGGATTACCTCCTTTAGGCTTTTTGTCTGCTGTTCCGTCTTATGGCAGAGCGTAGGCAAACGTGCCGCCGTCTCTATTTCTGTTTTTGGTTTCGGAGGCTTTGTGGTGTTGAGGTCTAGGCCCTTATCTCCACATTTGCAGGTCTACAAGCTGCCTGTTGCTGCCTTTCTCTCCATAACTCACAGGGCTTCGGGTCTTTTCCTCTTTTTTGGATTGTCGGTGCTGTCGTGGCTTTTCGTTCTGCTGCGCTGTGTGCCGGGTTGCGTTGTGCCCTTTCTGGCTCACCCGTGGGGTTTCTTTCTCGTGAAGTTGCTGCTGTTCTCCTGCTGCGTGACCCTTTGTTATCACTACTTCAACGGGGTGCGCCACTTGCTGTGGGATTGTGGCGTCGGTCTCAGCAAGGCGGTCGTCACGGTTAGCAACATTTTTGTTCTATTGCTCACGGCTGCGTTCTCGGTCGTCGCGTTCTTTCTTGTCTGGTTGTAGTGTTGACGCTTATGGGCGGAAGGTCCGTATATTTTTGGTGGATGCAAAGGATAGCGGGGGTAGTCATGCTGCCTGTGCCGTTTTTGTTTGTATTTCTCTACCGCTCTTCCGATTTCGATGTGCCTGCTTATGCCGCGGACTACGGCTTTTGCACAAGCTTGTTGTGCATTACGCTTCTTGTTGCTGCGTTTTACCACGGGGTTTTGGGTGTGCAGGTAGTTCTGGAGGATTACGTCCACTCTGAAGTTCTGCGCGCCCTCGTGATTACATTTTTTAAGCTTTTTTCCCTGGTAACTGTGTGTGCAGTGGCCTTGGCGATGTTTTTTGTACATGGATGATGGGCTGGTAGCGGCGCGTCTGTTGGCATATCACCCCTCCTCCCGGGTATGGGGTGGGGTTGTTGTGTTGGGGTGTATGTCCCTGTTGTGAAGTTTATTAATTTTTAGAGAATTTTCTCTAGAATGTTCCCCTTGCGTGTAGGGTTATTGAAGCGAGGAGTATGTCCGGAGAGCTTAGAGATTTATGGAAATCGGCGGCACGGGGTGCCGGTGATATTGGGACGAGTATTAGAGAGTCCAGTGTACCAAGGAACGTTTGGAATGCGCTGAAGGTCACTTTTGCTCTTAATGTTAAAAACATTGCCAGGTTGGATCCCCAAGGGGATGGCGAGCAGCAGAAGGTGCGCGTTCCCATGCTCATGTCGCAGCTTGTAGATCGCAGCCAGCCATGTGAATTCCTACCCGCTTCGTGCTTTAGCGGGAAAAGAAGCGGAATGAGAATCGAAAATGGGCAGCTCATAGTTAGGGGTAAGGCGTTCCCGCTAGAACCAATAAAATCAGAGGGTCTGGGGCTGGATAGAGCGGTCACTACAGACGGCAAACTTCTTTACGCGATCAACACCAATCATCAGAAAGAGGCATTGCTAGCCTTGGGTTTAGATTTGGAGCAGTACAAAAACAAAAGGCTGGTAGTAGCTTGTGATGGGGATACATTGGTTCCCACCACTGTGAGTGATGCGGAAGCAAGGGTCATGCGGGCTATTTACAACGCTGAGGTGACGGCTGAGACCAAGCGCATTGTGAACGAAAAAACTGGTGCGACCTCATGGCTTCTTACTATAGCAATGGCTGTACCTTTTAACACGTGCGCGGCTGTACTGAATTTTGCTTGTATGATTCCGCAGGGGGCTTTTGACGTTTGTGCGCGCCTCCTGGGCGCGGGTGCTGCTAGTATGGAGCGCGAGGCGCGGCACCGCGTTGTAGCCAAGCAGAAGGGCACTGTTACGGGCTTGGGTTCGCCCGCGGGGTTTATAATGTCGGGGTTCGCTTTGAGATGTATGCAGAGCATAGCACTACTGGGTGAGGGCATGATTGGGAGTGTAAGAAAGGTTTCTGTGAGTGCTGCGAAAGCCGTTCCGATCGTTGCTAACTCGGCATATAACCTTGACGCTTCCCAACTGCGGGTTAGTAAGCATCTTCTCATTGATTCCGGAGATGCGGCACTCAATTGCTTCATAAGTAGCGTTAAGGATATGGGGGAAGGATTGGGCTTTTACCTAGACGTTAAAGGGGAGAAGTCCCAAAGCGCATCGGCCCATGGTGGGGCTCCTGAGGCAAGTGCAAATATTGGTGATGGTGGTCGAGGTGATGTCCATCAACAGGATAATTTGCCCGGTATGAAGGGTAAAGGGCGGCAGGGTGTAGCTGCGCACGGAGCAAATGACGATGGCCATATTGTTCTGAATACAGAGGACATGCTGAAAGTTGTAGGTGCAGGCGCAGATCTCATGAGTAGTGGAACTACCGTTAGCTATGGCACAAGTACGGAGCTGCGAGACAACTTCATATCTGCTAGGAGCCGTGGTTCCGGTGCTGCTAGATAGTGTGTTTGCGGAGCATTTGCAACATAATTTGTGGTTAGATGGCAAGGTACAAGTTCGGCGCCTGCCAGGCACGCCCCAGCTGTGAAACTATCCGCTGCAGATCTCATGAGCTAGGTGTGTTAGCATCCGGGAACAGTTCGTAATTGTGAAACACGGGATTGTATCCACACCCGATTTTGGGTGCGGCACGCATCGTGTTTGTCAAATAGCCTATAGCTGATTCCACGCTCTCCTCTATCGACAGACCGCACGCAACGAAGCTCGCTATGGCGGACGACAGAGTGCATCCAGTGCCGTGAGCCCTCCCAGGAATTCTGGCGTTTTTAAAACAGAGAACGCCGCTTTCCGTGAGTAGGATATCCTCTACGTATTCTTCTGCGTCTGAGTGTCCGCCCTTCACCAAGACGCCGCTAACTCCCAAAGATTTGATAATCTCTCCAGCTCTGATTACATCCTGCTTCGTGCGTATCGTCACCCCGGACATGTGCTCGGCTTCCGGGATGTTGGGCGTTAGTAAAGATACCTTCTTCAAAAGCGCGCCGGAGCACTTCATAAACTCCGTGGCCCCGACTAACTCAAACCCAGATGTTGCGACCATAACCGGGTCAAGCACCACGGGTGTATCGCCTGGGATCACATTTGCCACAGTTTCCATAAGACGAGGAGGTAGCATGCCTATTTTGATCGAGTCTATTTTTATGTCTGATAATACAGCCATAACCTGCTTCTCAACGGCCTCCGGAGCCAGATTCCAGGTTCCGTAAACTCCCGTGGTATTTTGCGCGGTTACGGATGTTATGCAAGTGGCAGCGTAACACCCCAGCATAGTGATGGTCTTTATATCCGCCTGTATTCCTGCTCCTCCTCCAGAATCGGAACCAGCTATGCTCAGCACCTTCCCTCTATACAGGACCACCCCTCCTAATTACCGACCTAACAAACGGAATGGTAACACCCCTAGCATTGGTTGGCAATTCAGTATCTATTAGGTTTACCACGTCACTAAGTTTTTTGAATGACCGCTCAACATTATTTAGTATGTAATTCACAGTGCGAATATCTGTGTGCATCTGCCGATCAGTAAATAATTTTACCAGCATTATTCGCAGCAGCTCCTCATCTGGATCAGCGAGACTTGCACTCATAGCAGATACTATACGAGATTCTAGGTCCTTTAATTGGTAATTGAGCATGTGTGGTGGCAGTGAAGATGTCATCAAAAGGGGCTTTCCAGCTTCGCGTGCAAAGTTATAGCAGTGCAATATCCACGGTTCATCCCTTAGGTTGTCTATGTCTTCGATGATAACAGCACTGCTCTCTTTTATGGTGCCTATCGCTTCACCTATAACCTGGCCGTGGCATATAAAGCTTGCCTTTCTGAGTTTTTGCCACATATGTGCCAGGTGAGTTTTTCCCGAACCAGATTTTCCGTAGAGCACGAAACAACCCCAACTATCGGTGTTCATTAACAGGTTGTAAGTGTGCCTATTGTGGTCCAGAAGTACGTAGTCAGAACATTGGTACGAGTGCACTTCCTGTGTGTCGAACAGCTTTAGTTGCCTGTACATTCACTTACCAAGGTAGAAATTGCTGTGTTTGTACTTCTCCACAGCAAAATGCGTCAAGACGCTCACAATTGCGGTTACCGGAATGGACACTAACGCCCCCAACAGGCCGGCATGTGCACTGAAAACCACCATTCCAATTACCACCCATCCGGGGCTAAGGTCTAATCTTTTGCTAAGTAGGATTGGAGTGATTATGTTTGATTCCACCACATTTCCAACCACAAATATCAGTACTACAGCCGCAGCGCCGGTCCAACTGAACCCCTGAAGTAGAGCCAGACAAGTGCAGAGTGTGGTACACAGAATTGGTCCTATATACGGTATAAACGTCATAATGCCAGATATGACGCCGAGCACCAAGGAGTATTCCAGCTCCACTACTGCAAAGCATATGCAGTAGTAGATTAACATGATAAGGCACACAATGGTCTGGCCCCTTATGTATGCGGACACTATGCCGTCGATCTTTGACATACAATTTGAGAAACCTTCAAGGTAGTGCCTGGGAACCATAAGAAGGACGTTTTTTACCACGAGCGGCCAACTTCCAAGAATATAAAACAGCAGCAGTAGGGTTATAAAAATCTTTGCTGCTATAGACCCGATCCCGACGCCGGATTGTATCACTCTAACGGCTACCTTGATGAAATTTTTGTACAGGCCGTCAAACAGCTTGATAAACTCCGCATTGTTACCGCTGAAGAGGTTATTGGGGGACAATGCTTCGGAATTCATCGCGCCAATGACCCCATCGTAACGCAACATATCATAAGCCAGTAGAGCGTTTTTTATGCCCTCGATGCCCGCGAAGGGCAACTTGTCAACAAGTAGCTTGGCTAGTTCTAGAGTTTGGGAATATGCTATTGGCGCTAAAAATACCAAAAGAGCCGCAAACACACCGACAAAAGAGAATATTATCGCGAAAGATGAGACAGGCCTAGGGAGACCTATGGACTCCAGCCTATTTACAAGGGGGTTCAGCAAATACGCCAGCACAGCTGCAACGCAGCATAACGGTAGCACGGGTCGCATGACAAACACCAGGACAGCAGCGCAACCTGCCCCCAGCAGGCAGTTCAAGTACTTCACCCCTTCACCCTTAGCAACTTTGTGGGACAGTACGGGCAGCAACCCGCAGGCATTGTATAATATTAGTGCGCTCGGTTCAATAATTATGAGCACGTGATCCTAGCCGGGCTTTGGCGCAGGTATTCCCAACAACATATGTTGGCGGCGGACGTGTTCTTGGCTAACCGCAAAATAAAAGCATATACCGTACGGACTGTGCAGGGAACACGCAGCGGCCTACCAGTGGCCGATAAATTCCGCGCATGCACCAGACTAAATGTGTGGCACCACCGCTTGTTTGCCAGTTCTACCTAATGTAGCTAACCCCGATTTCAAGACTAGCCCAGCACAGCCACTGCAAATGTTCTTCACGGGGTTGAAGGTATGACCAGTACAGCGTGGCCTGTGTTGGAGCGGGATGAGGGGATTATAGGCGTCACTCATCCCTTTCCGCACTCCAAGCCATCTGTATTGCTTCTAAAATCTTTTCATTGCACCCGTTGGTGTCATCGTCAAACTCCGGCAGGCCAACTACCATAGATTTTAACTCGGTAAATCTGAGGGCAAAGATGTCCTGGTCTGGGTAGGCATTTTCCAACGAGCGAGCTATATCTTCCACATCAATCCACTTCACGGATTTCACCCTCACAAACGCATATTTGTAGGATATTATCGTAACCGGCGCCACAGTCCAAGACAAACTATCTATACTGTTGTGTTTAGGTTTCAGTGGTGTTGTTGGTAAAAACTCATCGACCAGGTGTGTTTTGGCCCATGGGCACGCGGGTAATTGTCATTCAATACGGGCGCTACGATGGCCATTTAGGCGGCTCATGGTTGGATACGAAATTGGTTGACACACTTGCTTAAAATGATCATACTTCCTCCCCGTATGGCGTTAATTCGCCTCGCGGAGCTGTGGGAGCATTCCTATTCTCCCTTCGGTTATTTTTGTGCAGGTTATATTGTGGCGGTTGTAGAGAGAAAATACAGGGCGAGTCGTAGGTTGGGGGTAAACCTCTGGGGGAGGTCTAAGGACCCCGTCGCTACCAGGAATTATCCTCCGGGCCAACATGGGAGCATGGGGTATAAGAAGCTCTCAAGTTTTGGTAGGCAGTTCGCGGCGCATCAGAAGTTTAAGTGCTACTACGCGATGTCTAGTAAGCAGCTAAGGAATACGTTCCTCAGGGCCTACAACAGGAAGGGTGATACCGGTGATAATCTGGTTGGCGCTTTGGAATCTCGCCTAGCGGTGGTTGTGTACAGCGCGGGTTTTGTGCCCACTATATTCTCTGCAAGGCAGTTGGTCTCCCACAAGCATGTGACTGTGAACGGCAAAGTGGTGAATATACCCAGTTTTTTAGTGAAGCCTGGTGATGTTGTGCAAATAAGAGAGCGAGCAACAGAGCTTCCTATGGTGCTTGCTGCTATACAGTCGCAGGAGAGACGTGTTCCTGATCACCTAGAGGTTGACACTGCGCAGCGCTCTGCACGCTATATCAGGGTGCCCAAGCATTGCGAGGTTCCTTATCCTTCCAACATGGAAGTGAATTTGGTCGTTGAGTTCTATTCCGGATAGTGGTTGCCCCTTTTGTCCATGTGGCGGAATGGTAGACGCTGCGGACTTAAAATCCGCTGACCTTGCGGTCGTGGGAGTTCAAGTCTCCCCATGGGCACCACCACACGTTGTACTCACTGGTGCTGTTGTGCTTGCGGATGGCGGCCGTGTTGGCTGCCAGAGAGGAGCTAGCCGGGTGAGCTGACCGGCCCGTGCGGGTAAGCGTATGTTCTTTGTTGTAAGGTGGTCTCCCCACTGTTTGGGATATGGCTCTCATAGTTGAGAAGTTGGTTCCATATCACACATTTCACATATAAATCCGGTGACCGTATACTTCTGCTCCGGCTTGTGGTCCCCGTACATCTGCGATTTTTTGTACTCGCTACCCAAAAAGCCCGATCCGCACGGCGCTCGTTATAGCTCCAACGTTGAACCGTGGCGCGGCTACTCGGGTAAGAGCTAATCTTGTGCGCGACTGTAGAGAAACAATAGCTCCTGTTTATGGTTGGGGACCACAGAGATTTCTAGCACGGTACCGTCTTGCAAGGTCAGAGCGTCATGATACGGCTCCGCTAACTTACCAAAGAGCTCATACTGTTGCTTTTTTAGTAGCTCAAAAGACCCGTCATCGACAAACTCCTTTTCGTGTATCTTGTGTATAATCTCTGAGTAGGTCACACCACCTCTCATCCATGATTGGTCCAGTTGCCAGAATTTACTAAAGTGGCTATTGAAGAACAGCAGTCTTCCGTCGCTACCATAGAGAGCCGCTGCACACGGCAAGCTGTCAAGAAGGCTCTTTTGTGCTTTTGAGTGGCCTTTTACTTCTTGTGTGAGCTGCCAGCTTTGTGTGATGTCCTGTCCGTATCCAACAGAGCCCCCATCCGAGGTTTTCACTTCTGTTAGTAAATAGAGTCTTCTCTCGTTGTCGACAATCATGAATGCCTTTTCCTGAAATTCGGTCTCGCTACCCACAACCTTGGAACTGAGCTGTTTAACCAGCGTATCACCCTGGTTGTTTTGTACCAACTTCAAATAAAAAGGATTGTGCATCTCCACTTCGGCGTTTTTGTTTCTCTTCCACACCGGGTAGGGTAGCGTGTCGATTACGCTGCTACAGTTGCTAAGTTCCCGCGCTAGCTTTGTGTTTTTGCGATTGAGGCTC
This genomic window contains:
- the sdhC gene encoding succinate dehydrogenase, cytochrome b556 subunit; translated protein: MVLRSRPLSPHLQVYKLPVAAFLSITHRASGLFLFFGLSVLSWLFVLLRCVPGCVVPFLAHPWGFFLVKLLLFSCCVTLCYHYFNGVRHLLWDCGVGLSKAVVTVSNIFVLLLTAAFSVVAFFLVWL
- the sdhD gene encoding succinate dehydrogenase, hydrophobic membrane anchor protein; this encodes MGGRSVYFWWMQRIAGVVMLPVPFLFVFLYRSSDFDVPAYAADYGFCTSLLCITLLVAAFYHGVLGVQVVLEDYVHSEVLRALVITFFKLFSLVTVCAVALAMFFVHG
- the thiD gene encoding bifunctional hydroxymethylpyrimidine kinase/phosphomethylpyrimidine kinase; the protein is MLSIAGSDSGGGAGIQADIKTITMLGCYAATCITSVTAQNTTGVYGTWNLAPEAVEKQVMAVLSDIKIDSIKIGMLPPRLMETVANVIPGDTPVVLDPVMVATSGFELVGATEFMKCSGALLKKVSLLTPNIPEAEHMSGVTIRTKQDVIRAGEIIKSLGVSGVLVKGGHSDAEEYVEDILLTESGVLCFKNARIPGRAHGTGCTLSSAIASFVACGLSIEESVESAIGYLTNTMRAAPKIGCGYNPVFHNYELFPDANTPSS
- a CDS encoding HdaA/DnaA family protein translates to MYRQLKLFDTQEVHSYQCSDYVLLDHNRHTYNLLMNTDSWGCFVLYGKSGSGKTHLAHMWQKLRKASFICHGQVIGEAIGTIKESSAVIIEDIDNLRDEPWILHCYNFAREAGKPLLMTSSLPPHMLNYQLKDLESRIVSAMSASLADPDEELLRIMLVKLFTDRQMHTDIRTVNYILNNVERSFKKLSDVVNLIDTELPTNARGVTIPFVRSVIRRGGPV
- a CDS encoding AI-2E family transporter, with translation MLIIIEPSALILYNACGLLPVLSHKVAKGEGVKYLNCLLGAGCAAVLVFVMRPVLPLCCVAAVLAYLLNPLVNRLESIGLPRPVSSFAIIFSFVGVFAALLVFLAPIAYSQTLELAKLLVDKLPFAGIEGIKNALLAYDMLRYDGVIGAMNSEALSPNNLFSGNNAEFIKLFDGLYKNFIKVAVRVIQSGVGIGSIAAKIFITLLLLFYILGSWPLVVKNVLLMVPRHYLEGFSNCMSKIDGIVSAYIRGQTIVCLIMLIYYCICFAVVELEYSLVLGVISGIMTFIPYIGPILCTTLCTCLALLQGFSWTGAAAVVLIFVVGNVVESNIITPILLSKRLDLSPGWVVIGMVVFSAHAGLLGALVSIPVTAIVSVLTHFAVEKYKHSNFYLGK
- the iscX gene encoding Fe-S cluster assembly protein IscX, translating into MKWIDVEDIARSLENAYPDQDIFALRFTELKSMVVGLPEFDDDTNGCNEKILEAIQMAWSAERDE
- the rpsD gene encoding 30S ribosomal protein S4 translates to MVAVVERKYRASRRLGVNLWGRSKDPVATRNYPPGQHGSMGYKKLSSFGRQFAAHQKFKCYYAMSSKQLRNTFLRAYNRKGDTGDNLVGALESRLAVVVYSAGFVPTIFSARQLVSHKHVTVNGKVVNIPSFLVKPGDVVQIRERATELPMVLAAIQSQERRVPDHLEVDTAQRSARYIRVPKHCEVPYPSNMEVNLVVEFYSG